From the Mesotoga prima MesG1.Ag.4.2 genome, the window CCAAGAGAAGCTCAAGTCCTGGTGGGACAGTTTTCTTTATCCCTGTGCTCCCCCTATTCAAATAGCAAATTATCCTGCAACCCAAACTTTGAAGGTCCCCTGGACTACAGCTCTGGCCATTACGCAAGGAAATCGGTGAGTAGCCCAGGGGGATTTCACCCCCAGGCTCTCTCAGAACCGGACTTGAATCTCTCGATTCATCCGGCTCCCATTATCCAGCCGAATAGAATATCCCCATCGTCCAGTGTACAAATAGATGAGGCTCCCTGCGAGCAAGAGCTTCTAGCCATTTACCCGCTTTTGTACGACCTCTCCTTTTCTTGTATTTGTTTCTTACCCACTGAACTAAGGCTTTGTGTAGCCGACTCAGTACTGTATACATCTCAAATTTGCGAAAGTGTCCATAGTAGTTTATCCAACCTCTTATTACCGGGTTGATTCTTTCTGAGAGTTCTTCAATACTCAGGTATGACTTGGTTTGAAGTCTCATTCTCCGGATCTTCTGTCTCATCGCCTTCTTTGCCTGTTCACTCACTGCAGGATTGAAGCCGTAGAAGATTCTCCCATTTCTGTCTTTGCAGCTACGGACTCTGAAGGTGTATCCTAGAAAGTCAAAGCTTGTGTTTGGATACTCGTCCTTCCTTTTATCGTCTTTGCAGTAGACAATACGGGTCTTCTCTGGATGAAGCTCCAGTTTGCATTCTTCCATTCTTTCTTTCAGACTTTCAAGAAGAAGCCTGGCTTCCTCCAGAGTTCTACAGTGTATCACTCCATCATCCGCGTATCTGGCAAAGGGCTTATCCGGATGAGTTCTCTCCATCCACTTGTCGAAGGCGTAATGCATGAAGAGGTTAGCCAGTACAGGGCTTATTACCCCTCCCTGTGGCGTTCCCTTGCTCCTCTCTTCGACTCTTCCATTCGCTTGCATAAAGGGTGCTTTCAGCCATCTCTCTATGTAGAGTATTAGCCATGGAATCTTCACATGTTTCTTGACTGCCCTCATTAGTAGTTCATGGTCTATGTTGTCGAACAGTCCTTTAATGTCGAATTCCAGTACCCAGTCATACCGCCAGCATCTCTGCCTCGTTACTTCAAGGGCATCTATCGCTGACTTTCCCTCCCTGTATCCGTAGGAGTCCTTATGGAAGTATGGATCTACCAGGGGATTGAGATAGATTTTGGCTACCATCTGGGCTACTCTGTCCCCCACTGTGGGGATTCCCAGTACTCTCTTTCCTCCACTCTTCTTTTCTATCTCTATAGCTTTTACTGGAGGTGGAAAGTAACTGCCCGAGGTCATTCGATTCCAAATCTTGTAGAGATTGTTGTCAAGATCGGCTTCGAACTCTTCCAGGCTTACCTCGTCTATTCCTTCTGCCCCTCTGTTCTCTTTCACTTTCTTGAATGCTTCCAGTACTACTTTCTTGGGGATTTCATACGACCTCATCTTGTCTGCTGGCTCCTTCCTTGTCTCTGTTCACAGTTCCTCCCTTTCGGTTGTCTGCACAGAGTTGGTTGACTAACCAACAAAACTGGATAACACAGTCCCTTTGCTCCACTCCCATTACAGGAGCTTCATCACTACTACGGACTGTTCCGCCCCTGAATCTGGCATCGGTACTTTCACCCTCGTGGGTTCTTCCACTTGCGGCTTTTCCCTTAACATCCAGATCCAGGTTCCCAAGTTCCTAATCAAAGCCTGTACCAGGGTCACGCCACCTATATGCCGGTCACCATCTGGACAGTAAGCAGGTTTCCTCCAGACTTATCCCGGGATAGTTGCACCTCCCGGTTTAGATGACACTAGTAGTTGTTACGACACGTTCACGGTGGTTCACTTGTATTCGTCTCCTCTGGTACTCACCTGACGGGATCACTGTCCCGCCTTTTCCCGTAACGTTCACTACCATGGCTCTTTACCACAGCAGCTTACGGTGGTTTGAAGCCTCCACCTGCATGGCGGCTTCGAGGGGCCCTCCCTCATCTTCAATTAAGCATGGCTTGAAGTTTCCTTCTTCGCCTTCTTGGCACACTGCAACCCCAACTATCCAAAATACTTGTATGGAGTTGACTCAAAGAGAAAGAATCTCTCATGGATACAAACTCTTCTTGTAAATCAGCAGCTTTACGGAAGATTTCCAACAACTTCTCTGATCCTTTCTTGTTCAAAGACAGCAACGATTCGCTTCTATCATGCTCGGACCGTGCAGAGGGTTAGCTTGGTCTGATAATCGGTTCGCCTTCAGGCATCCAAACGATCTTCTGGATCGTCTCTCGAGATTATCTTAGGAATTTGCCATATCGACAACTGCCTTCGCTCAGACTCACCAGGCTTTCAAGGTGAACAAGCAAGAAACTCAAGAAATTAAGGCATGGAGCACTGAAAGCTAAAACTGCGGAAATCCTGCTTCTTTCATAAAAAATCAATTCATCAAGAAAGTCCAGATTTCTTCCTAACGCCAATGAAAAATCATCGCTCACGTCGTTTTTTTGCATCTAAGAAAGAAAATCGCCTTCATTCGATCCAGATTCCTCCTCTTTCATCCGGATCAGGAGTATACGGGTTTAATCAACCGAATAATCGGATGTATAATGTTAACGTTAACTGTTAACGTTAACAAGCAGAGGAGGATCGTTTGTGAAAAGGGCCACCTTGCGAGAAGTAGCAAAAAAAGCCGGCACATCCATGATGACAGTATCTAGAGTGATCAACTCTAAGGATTCGGTACGCGATGAAACCAGAAATAGAGTCCTAAGAGCAATAAGTGAGCTGGGCTATGAGCCTCACAAAGATGCGAGAATTCTCAGGGGTGGAAAGACTGGCAGAATTGGGATAGTGGTCTCCGATATCAGGAACCCATTCTATTCACAGGTGGTTGGAGATCTCGAAGACCTTGCTGAAGAGAACAATATGGCCATTATTGTTTCAGACACAAGCAAGAAGCTTAATCAGGAGAGAAAGGCTATAAAGTCGCTTCTGGACATAAAGGTTGATGCAATCCTGGTAGCTCCTGAGGGATATGAGAGCTCTCACTTAATTGATGTGATTAATTCGGGAACAGAAGTAGTTTCCTTCGGCGTTCATTTCGAAAACGACGAAATTTCGGAGGTTTCCATCGATGAAATCACAGGTGCGGCGAAGGCAGGAGCTTATCTCAAGAGTGTTGGAATTAGCGATGTTGTAATGATGATGGGGAATCCTCGCAAGTTTACTACAAGAGGAAGAATGGAAGGGTTTATGAGAGGTTTTGGACATGTGCCTGAAGACAGAGTGATATATTGTGAGGTTGATTGGAAGGCATCTTGTGCAACTGTTAGTGAAATGCAGAGACTTCCTCAGGCTTTCTTTTGCTACAACGACATGATGGCTCTGGGAGTGATGAAGGCATTGGAAGAAAGGGGAGTAGAACTAGGAAGTGAAGTTAAGGTTATTGGCTATGACGATGTTTATATGGCCGAAATTGCTGGCATAACAACTTTAAGAATTCCGATTCGTAGCATGGTGAAAGAAGCTTTCAAGACAATATTGGGAGACGAGGTAAGAAAAATGGTCTTTACACCGGAATTCATACGACGCAAGAGCGCGTAAACAGGAGGTGGCGAAAGTGAAAAGAGTTTTGTTGGTCATTCTGTTCGTTTCGGTGGCTCTGGTAGGCTTAGGGATTCAACAACTGGTTGTGAATTCCTATATGTCTGACCCGGAACCGAAGAGAGTTTTTGAGGAACTTGTACAACAGTTCGAATCAATGTACCCGGACTTTGAGGTAACCGTGAACACGTTTGCACATGAGGATTTCAAAGTGCTTCTCAGAACATGGCTTACTTCATCCAATCCGCCTGACGTTGTCACCTGGTTTGCTGGTGAAAGAATGAGATATTTTGCCAGCAAGGATCTTCTCGAACCAATTGGTGATATCTTTGAGAATGGATTTGAAGCAGATTTCCCAAAGGCATTTGTTAGCGCTTCTAGTTACGAAGATCGTATTTATTTCCTACCTCAATCATGGTACTGGTGGGGTGTGTACTATAGAAAATCCGTTTTCGAAGAACTAGGGATCACCGTACCCCTGACTTGGAAGCAATTTCTGGACGTCTGTGAGACATTGAAGGCAAATGACATGATCCCTATAACCATTGGGACAAAGTATCTATGGACTGCCGCCGGGGTCTTTGATTACCTGAACATGAGAGTTAACGGAATCGATTACGCTCTAAAGCTGACAAACGGAGAAATCCCATATACTGACGATGGGATGAAGGCGGTTTTCGAGTACTGGAAACAGCTTGTAGAAAACGGTTATTTCATTGAGGATGCAACATCCTACACATGGCAGGAAGCTGCCACCTATCTCTTCACAGGAGAAGCAGGCATGTACCTGATGGGGCAGTTCATAAAGGATGTTGCTCCACCTGATGTGAAGGATGATCTTGACTTCTTCAGGTTCCCTATTATTGATGGTAATCTTGGTCTTTACGAAGACACACCAATCGACGGCTTCATGATGCCGGCAAATGCCAAGAACAAAGAGGCAGGCAAGACATTCCTCAAATTCATCGCTTCGAAGGAAGCGCAAGAATACTTTGCCACGGAACTTGGAAGATTGGCTGCCAATAAGCATGTTCCCGCACCGGACGACCATGCTAAGAAAGGCCTGGAAATGATACTTTCATCTGACGGAGTAATGCAGTTCTACGATCGGGATACCGATCCAGAAATGGCTAATGCAGGTATGAACGGCTTTGTGGAATTCATGACCTTCCCTTCCAGACTCGATACGATTCTAAAGAATCTCGAAGCCGAACGAAACAGAATCTACAAATAAGGCTTTCTGTACAGGGTGGGTCGGCAGGACCCACCCTTCATTTGGAGGAAATAATGAGAAGCAAGAGATGGGTTCCATGGGCTTTCCTTGCCCTTCCTCTTACGATGTATTCTATATGGGTCATATATCCATTGATCAGTACGCTTCTTCTCAGCTTCACCAGCTGGGACGGGGTCTCGATGTCCAAAGATATTATTGGCCTGGACAACTTCAGAGAATTGTTCAGAGACCCATATTTCATTGTTTCCTTGATCAACAATATTAAGTGGCTGATTGGATTTGCGGTGGTATGCGTACCTGCGGGCCTGGGGATTGCTCTTCTTCTAGACCAGAACTTTCGGGGAAACAAGCTTTACAAGACACTTGTCTATCTTCCTATGACCCTTTCGTTCGTTGTCATTGGACAGATCTGGTCCTGGATTCTCGAGCCAAGAAGCGGCGTTTTGAACAGTTTTTTGGCGTTGCTGGGATTCAAAGGTGTTTCGTGGTTGAGCGACCCCTCGGTAGTAACCTACTCTCTGATAATGGCAGCGTCTTGGAGGCAGATTTCTTACGCTATGGTTCTTTTTCTTGCCGGGCTTAAGGGAGTTCCGAGGGAACTAGTTGAAGCTGCCACGGTTGATGGCGCTGGTCCTTGGAAGAGATTCTGGAACGTCGTGCTTCCGATGCTCAAGCCCGCGACCGTTGTGGCCGTTACGGTAAGCGTTATCGATTCTCTCAGAGCTTTCGATATTGTCTATGTTCTGACACGCGGCGGACCTTTCTACTCATCATCTGTGATGGCGAACTACATGTACATTAAGGCATTCAACAATTACAGGATGGGCTACGGATCATCAATTGCAACTATTCAGTTCTTGATTACTCTGGTATTCATTGTGGTATATATGCGGAATGTGTTGAAAAAGGAGGTCGGAAGCGAATGAAGAGGACCCTTTTCTACATATTCGCCACCCTCCTGGTGCTAGTCTGGCTAATGCCTTTTGTCATAACGATGTTTACTTCAGTGAAGAGCATGGATGAACTCATGATGGGAAGAAGATGGTGGGAACCACCAAAAGAACTAAGATTCGAGAATTACGCAACTGCTTGGCAGGACGCCAATATGGGCAGATACTTTATGAATACATTTATAATTACGGTGCCTTCCGTTCTTGGCGCGCTGTTTCTTTCCAGTCTGGGCGCATTTGCATTGGCATGGTACGATTTCAGACTTTCCAAAACTATTTTGATGATTTTTGTGGGCGGCATGCTTATTCCGTTTCAGATGCTGTTAATACCGGTATATCGTATGTCGATCTCTTTCGGAATCTACGATAGCTATATCGGTGTTATTCTCTTTCATATTGCATTTCAGCTTGGTTTCTGCACTTTCTTTTTGAGGAACTTCATGAAGACAATTCCTGCAAGTATATTCGACGCTGCGATGATTGACGGAGCCGGTCACTTCTTGATATACAGAAGAATCGTTTTGCCTCTCGTAGTACCTGCTATGGCAGCTTTGGGAATTCTCGAGTTCACATGGATATGGAACGACTATCTTTGGTCTCTAATACTGATACAAAGCGACAGATTCAAGCCTGTTACCTTAGGTCTTGTAAATCTTCAGGGTCAGTGGATTACGAGCTGGAATGTTATGGCTGCCGGGTCTATAATTGCAGCAGTCGTCCCTCTGGTAGTATTTCTTCTTTTCCAGAGGTACTTCATAGAAGGACTTACAGTGGGGAGTGTTAAGGGATGAATTGGTTTGGAGCGGCTTATTATCCAGAGCACTGGCCTCGTGAGCGTTGGAAAAAAGACGTAAGAACAATGGGAGAAATCGGGATCAACGTAGTACGGATAGGAGAATTCTCCTGGAGCGTAGTCGAGAGAAAACGAGGCGAAATTGATTTTTCCGTTCTCGATGAAGCGGTTGATCTTCTCAATTCAGAAGGAATAAAAGTGATTATGGGAACTCCTACCTGTACACCTCCACCCTGGCTAACGAAAGAGTTCCCTGAGATACTTCAGAAGGATGTCAACGGACTCGTCATAGCAAGTGGCAGTAGAAGGCATTACTGTTTCAACTCGAAGATCTATCGTGAGGAGACATCAAGAATAGTCGAGGCTTTTGCCGATCACTTTGGTAACGATCCGAGGATAGTTGCATGGCAAATTGATAATGAATTTGGATGTCACAATTCTACAGTCTGCTTTTGCGAGAATTGTGCGGTTGCGTTCAGGGATTGGCTGAAGAAAAAGTATGGTTCAATCGATAAGCTTAACAAGGCTTGGGGAACGGTTTTTTGGAGTCAGATTTTCAATGACTGGGAAGAGATAGAACCGCCGAGAAGGACTCTTACTTCGCCAAACCCTTCCCTGGTACTAGATTATAGGAGATTTTCCTCTGATTCTGCGATAGACTATCATAATCTGCAGAGGGAGATCATCATGAGAAAGAGCGAAGCACCTATAACCCACAATCTTATGGTGAACTTTACGGAGATAGACTATAAGAAGCTTTCAGACTCTATCGACTTCGTATCATGGGACAACTACATTGTAGGGGATTACGATCCAGATCTTCAAGCTCTCAACCATGATCTGATGCGCTCCCTCAAGAAACAGCCCTTTCTTGTCATGGAACAACAGCCAGGAAGGGTTAACTGGCGCGCTGTGAATCCTTCATACGAAAGCAGTCAGCTGTCATTTTGGGTAAAGCAGTCTTTTGCACACGGTGCATTCGGATCGCTGATCTTCAGATTCAGGCAACTGCCTTTTGGTTCAGAGCAATTTCATACTGGATTAATCGACTATGATGGTGAACCCACTGAACGTGCACAAGCTTTTTCAAAAGCTATAGAAAAATTAACAGACTGGAGTGTTGTTGTTCCACAAAGAGAAGCGGCGATTTACATTGACTATGAGAATTTTTGGATAAATGATACGGACAATTTGAACAACAAATTCGATTTGTTGATAGACGGAATTTTGCCGGTCTATAAGTCAGTTAGAAGTCTTGGTTATAACGTGGATTTCGTTTTTCCCGGCGATTCATTGGAAGGGTATTTACTGGCTTTCGTTCCTTCAAGTTTCAAACTTGAACGATGCTTCGTCGAAGAGCTGAGGAAGTTTAAAGGGGATATTTTCTTCACGGCTCTTACGGATCAAAAAGATGGGCGCAATTTCATCAGGAAGACCGAAGAAAGTTTTATCACTGAACTAATGGGTCTTAGAGTCGTTGATGCAGGAGGAATTGAGACGAAAGTAGAGATATCTTTTGCCGACCATGTTTTCAATGGCTCCTTTGTCGTAGAGAAAATTCTCCCGAGCGAAGATTGTGAGGTACTTGCCGTCTATCTAAATGGGCCTTTTACTAATCATCCTGCTCTAATAAAGAGAGCGAACATGTATTACTTGAGCACAGTTCCTGAAATCGTGTCTTTCCAAACTCTTCTTATTGAAGCCGGAATAGAAAGAAAAGCAAGTGGGCCTGGAAGAGTTATTAAGGGCGAATCTAACACGATTCTTCAAAATCCTTTTCCACATAGCATAACAATGGAAGTCGGCGGGAAGGACTACACTCTTAATGAGTACGAGGTCAGGAGAGTCCAAACTGGCTTATCTAAGAATAATCGATGAGTTCCTTCATGTTTTGGAAAGTAAATTCGCGCGGCCCAACTGTGACATGGCCACTACAGGAAGAACTGATACTTCTGAGCCCCGCTTATTATTGAAGAACTCTTTCTCGCGAATTCTTAGTTTGCTCATGCCCACAACAACACAGTAATTTGCCTTTCATCCGACAATTGCGCGATAAGCAAACCAACATTTAAGATTGAAACACAGGATGGTTCAGATAGAACCCCTTCTCATGGGTTCTATTCATCAATGACAGGGTAGCCAATTTTGACCGGTGTTTCTAGCAATTCTATTTCAGAAGCTGTGGCGTTTGCACCTATGTCTACCCCAGAATCGATTTCCCAGGATTCTAGATCCGTAACATCGAATATTGCGCCGTTGTGAGAAACCAGCCGCCTGGGTTCTTCAATGCCGTTGAATCTTGAGAGTTGCTCTCGAGTGAAGACAAGCAGACCTACCAAATATCCTTCTCGACTTCGGCGGTTCCATGTGGAGAGTCTGCGAGAATGTCTCTAGTCAGTTCTCGTCCGGCACCATGGGGTTGACCCTGATGATAACCGTTTCTCCAAAGAGCAAGCTCGATCACGTGGTAAACGTTCCCTTCTACTGCAACATATGCTTTTTCGCCGTCATGACCTTTCGTTCTTCAAGCTCGTCATTTGTTGTTCCAAGTATTCCTATCGGTTCAACGCCCGAAATTTTGCGAACACCTTGCGGAGAGTCTTTGCATAACTCGGATGTCAGTTCGCTCCAAGCGAGATGCATCCCGGCCTGGTGAGAATCGTTCTGCCACCTGTTTAGTCGGGAAAGGTCATAGCCCTTGCCTCATATGTTCCGAGTTCATCGAGAGCTACTACGGGTGGTCCGGCCGATTCTAGGCCAGCCGTCTTATTTTCCTTGTGTGGGGAAGTACTTTCAGCTCGCAAGTAAATGCCTGCACCGAAGAATAAAGAGCCATGTGGTTGCCGGTAGACCAAAGTCTCAAGGGCTGTAAATCGAAAAATGAACCTCAAATTGTAACATGAGCGGGATTATTTGACTTGACGTTGAATCTCGATAGGGCTGTAGTGGTGAATATTGGGCTGATCTCAGAAAATGTAGAAAGGTCAAGATCTCTGCGAGAAATATCCGAGGATCTCCCAAAAACCAATATTCCGGAAATCAGAGCACCGGCAGTATCAACGCAAGAACAAATCTATCCTTCTCATATAAACCTCCTTCTCACCTTGACGGATCCGTAGATTGCTTCCGTAAACGAAATTCTCACCTGAACCTTTCGGAAGCTTGCATGATTTTTGGAAGTTCTGCTGATTGAGGGAAATGGTGTTTGCAAAGGAAAGCGCATACATCCTGGATCAATCGATACTGCTTTACCTCAAAACTTACACAAAAAAACAGAGGGCTCTTGTGGGCCCTCTGTTGTTGTTTATCAGTAGTAGATAAGTTCTAGAAGTAGATAAAACGCGTTTATAGTTTCGTATTGCTCGTCTATCTCCCAGTAGTAAAGATCGAAGGTACCGTCTTCATAAACTTCAAATTGCGCATATACTTCGGCGGGAATCCCTCCTAGGTCAAATGTTCCGTAGAATTCAACTATATGGAGATCGTCAGTTGAAACGAAGTAGTCCCAATGTGGTTCGTAGAAGAAGCCATCGAATGCTTCACCCAGGGTCATCCAGTTGTAGTAAACATCGAAATAGGAGTTTTTGACTTCGGTGATCTTGGAGTCCATTATCGAAGCAAGCAGCGAGTCGATAGCTGCATCGTCCTGAGAGACATCGTCTATTCCCAGATACTCAATGTCGAAAGTACGTTCATCCAAGTTCACGGTGAATTGGAAAACCGTTTCTACAGTTTCATCTTCCTCGTAAAGAAAGCCGATGTACTCAACGACATCCTGATTGTCGGCGGTAACGAAGTAATCCCAGCTCCCATCTGAGAAATAGTTGCTGAAAGACTCACCGATTATCTTTTCAGGATAATCGTAAAAATAGCCGTCCTTAACTATTGAGATTGCGACGTCTGCTCTTTCCGGCAGGAAGATTTTTTCCAGGAAAGCGAACTGATTACTGTTATCCTGAGGAACACCGTTGATCTCCCAGTAATTCATTATGAAGGTTGAATCCTCTTCTTTGACTGAGAAGCGCATCTTTACCGTTGCCGCTTCACCATTTTCATCAAGATAGTTGCCGCTGAACTCGACAATGTTTTCGGTTCCCTCTTTAGAATATTTCCACCTGGGCATTTCAAAGAACGCTTCAAATGATTCACCGATCAAATTGTCTGGAAAGTTATTGAAAGTTCCCTCTGTGACAATGCTTATGAACCTTGCACTGTCCTGAGGCAATAGCCGTTGCGCAAGAGCAATACTTGAAACCGACAATACCAACAACAATAGAATAGTGAACTTTTTCATAAAACTAACCTCCTTTATTTTCTCGCTTTTCTCACGTTGAATCTGTTCTACTTCAATCTTCCATCAGTAAGAAATGCCGAACCTCTGGATCCTGTTGCCCGATTGCTCAAGCACAAACACTGAGCCATCATCACTGAAATAGAGGTCAATCGGTCTCGTGAACAAACCGTGTGCTGTTCCTGAACCTCCCCACTCGAAAAGGAAGCTGCCTTTCGGGTCAAGAACAACAACCATATTATTCATTTTATTTATGTAGTGAAGATTACCAGAGCTATCGATTGTTGACCCTCCGGGTTGCCCCCATTTTCCGCTATAACCGGAGCCCCATTCAGCA encodes:
- a CDS encoding ABC transporter substrate-binding protein; this translates as MKRVLLVILFVSVALVGLGIQQLVVNSYMSDPEPKRVFEELVQQFESMYPDFEVTVNTFAHEDFKVLLRTWLTSSNPPDVVTWFAGERMRYFASKDLLEPIGDIFENGFEADFPKAFVSASSYEDRIYFLPQSWYWWGVYYRKSVFEELGITVPLTWKQFLDVCETLKANDMIPITIGTKYLWTAAGVFDYLNMRVNGIDYALKLTNGEIPYTDDGMKAVFEYWKQLVENGYFIEDATSYTWQEAATYLFTGEAGMYLMGQFIKDVAPPDVKDDLDFFRFPIIDGNLGLYEDTPIDGFMMPANAKNKEAGKTFLKFIASKEAQEYFATELGRLAANKHVPAPDDHAKKGLEMILSSDGVMQFYDRDTDPEMANAGMNGFVEFMTFPSRLDTILKNLEAERNRIYK
- the ltrA gene encoding group II intron reverse transcriptase/maturase, which gives rise to MRSYEIPKKVVLEAFKKVKENRGAEGIDEVSLEEFEADLDNNLYKIWNRMTSGSYFPPPVKAIEIEKKSGGKRVLGIPTVGDRVAQMVAKIYLNPLVDPYFHKDSYGYREGKSAIDALEVTRQRCWRYDWVLEFDIKGLFDNIDHELLMRAVKKHVKIPWLILYIERWLKAPFMQANGRVEERSKGTPQGGVISPVLANLFMHYAFDKWMERTHPDKPFARYADDGVIHCRTLEEARLLLESLKERMEECKLELHPEKTRIVYCKDDKRKDEYPNTSFDFLGYTFRVRSCKDRNGRIFYGFNPAVSEQAKKAMRQKIRRMRLQTKSYLSIEELSERINPVIRGWINYYGHFRKFEMYTVLSRLHKALVQWVRNKYKKRRGRTKAGKWLEALARREPHLFVHWTMGIFYSAG
- a CDS encoding carbohydrate ABC transporter permease, with the protein product MRSKRWVPWAFLALPLTMYSIWVIYPLISTLLLSFTSWDGVSMSKDIIGLDNFRELFRDPYFIVSLINNIKWLIGFAVVCVPAGLGIALLLDQNFRGNKLYKTLVYLPMTLSFVVIGQIWSWILEPRSGVLNSFLALLGFKGVSWLSDPSVVTYSLIMAASWRQISYAMVLFLAGLKGVPRELVEAATVDGAGPWKRFWNVVLPMLKPATVVAVTVSVIDSLRAFDIVYVLTRGGPFYSSSVMANYMYIKAFNNYRMGYGSSIATIQFLITLVFIVVYMRNVLKKEVGSE
- a CDS encoding cytochrome b5-like heme/steroid binding domain-containing protein, producing the protein MVGLLVFTREQLSRFNGIEEPRRLVSHNGAIFDVTDLESWEIDSGVDIGANATASEIELLETPVKIGYPVIDE
- a CDS encoding carbohydrate ABC transporter permease encodes the protein MKRTLFYIFATLLVLVWLMPFVITMFTSVKSMDELMMGRRWWEPPKELRFENYATAWQDANMGRYFMNTFIITVPSVLGALFLSSLGAFALAWYDFRLSKTILMIFVGGMLIPFQMLLIPVYRMSISFGIYDSYIGVILFHIAFQLGFCTFFLRNFMKTIPASIFDAAMIDGAGHFLIYRRIVLPLVVPAMAALGILEFTWIWNDYLWSLILIQSDRFKPVTLGLVNLQGQWITSWNVMAAGSIIAAVVPLVVFLLFQRYFIEGLTVGSVKG
- a CDS encoding LacI family DNA-binding transcriptional regulator; its protein translation is MKRATLREVAKKAGTSMMTVSRVINSKDSVRDETRNRVLRAISELGYEPHKDARILRGGKTGRIGIVVSDIRNPFYSQVVGDLEDLAEENNMAIIVSDTSKKLNQERKAIKSLLDIKVDAILVAPEGYESSHLIDVINSGTEVVSFGVHFENDEISEVSIDEITGAAKAGAYLKSVGISDVVMMMGNPRKFTTRGRMEGFMRGFGHVPEDRVIYCEVDWKASCATVSEMQRLPQAFFCYNDMMALGVMKALEERGVELGSEVKVIGYDDVYMAEIAGITTLRIPIRSMVKEAFKTILGDEVRKMVFTPEFIRRKSA
- a CDS encoding beta-galactosidase, with the protein product MNWFGAAYYPEHWPRERWKKDVRTMGEIGINVVRIGEFSWSVVERKRGEIDFSVLDEAVDLLNSEGIKVIMGTPTCTPPPWLTKEFPEILQKDVNGLVIASGSRRHYCFNSKIYREETSRIVEAFADHFGNDPRIVAWQIDNEFGCHNSTVCFCENCAVAFRDWLKKKYGSIDKLNKAWGTVFWSQIFNDWEEIEPPRRTLTSPNPSLVLDYRRFSSDSAIDYHNLQREIIMRKSEAPITHNLMVNFTEIDYKKLSDSIDFVSWDNYIVGDYDPDLQALNHDLMRSLKKQPFLVMEQQPGRVNWRAVNPSYESSQLSFWVKQSFAHGAFGSLIFRFRQLPFGSEQFHTGLIDYDGEPTERAQAFSKAIEKLTDWSVVVPQREAAIYIDYENFWINDTDNLNNKFDLLIDGILPVYKSVRSLGYNVDFVFPGDSLEGYLLAFVPSSFKLERCFVEELRKFKGDIFFTALTDQKDGRNFIRKTEESFITELMGLRVVDAGGIETKVEISFADHVFNGSFVVEKILPSEDCEVLAVYLNGPFTNHPALIKRANMYYLSTVPEIVSFQTLLIEAGIERKASGPGRVIKGESNTILQNPFPHSITMEVGGKDYTLNEYEVRRVQTGLSKNNR